One window of Candidatus Desulfatibia profunda genomic DNA carries:
- the glnA gene encoding type I glutamate--ammonia ligase → MTPKDVLAMAKEKGARVVDLRFMDFPGIWQHFTVPLCELTESSFEDGFGFDGSSIRGWQAIHQSDMLVVPDAATAKMDPFFEVPTLVLIGNILDPITREPYSRDPRHIAQQAEAYLKSSGIGDVAYFGPEAEFFIFDDIRFESANNHAFYAIDSIEGIWNSGREECPNLGYKPRHKEGYFPVPPMDKFQDVRTEMLLTLEDLGIAVECQHHEVATAGQAEIDMLFKPLLQMGDQLVWYKYVLKNVANKYGHIVTFMPKPLFNDNGTGMHIHISIWKGGKPLFAGDKYAGVSQEALYAIGGILKHCPALCAFTNPTTNSYKRLVPGFEAPVNLAYSSRNRSAAIRIPMYSPSPKAKRIEFRTPDPSYNGYMAFSAILMAMLDGIENKIDPGDPLDKDIYDLPPEELAEIPSAPGSLEEALENLKKDHEFLLKGDVFTPDVIEMWINYKIKKEINEVRLRPHPHEFFLYFDI, encoded by the coding sequence ATGACACCTAAAGACGTATTGGCAATGGCCAAAGAAAAGGGAGCCAGGGTGGTAGATTTGCGCTTCATGGATTTTCCGGGCATATGGCAGCATTTTACGGTTCCCTTGTGCGAACTGACGGAATCGAGTTTCGAAGACGGCTTCGGCTTTGACGGCTCCAGCATTCGTGGTTGGCAGGCAATTCACCAGAGCGATATGTTGGTGGTACCGGATGCTGCCACCGCAAAAATGGATCCTTTCTTTGAGGTTCCGACCCTGGTTTTGATCGGCAACATCCTCGATCCGATAACCCGCGAACCGTATTCTCGCGACCCGCGCCATATTGCCCAGCAGGCCGAAGCATATCTGAAAAGCAGCGGTATCGGCGATGTGGCCTACTTCGGACCGGAAGCCGAATTCTTCATTTTTGACGACATCCGGTTTGAATCCGCCAACAACCATGCATTTTATGCCATCGATTCCATTGAAGGCATCTGGAACAGCGGCCGGGAAGAATGTCCCAACTTAGGCTACAAGCCGCGACACAAGGAAGGTTACTTTCCGGTACCGCCCATGGACAAGTTTCAGGATGTCCGTACGGAAATGCTCCTGACCCTGGAGGATCTGGGAATAGCGGTCGAGTGTCAGCATCATGAGGTCGCCACCGCCGGCCAGGCCGAAATCGACATGCTGTTTAAACCCTTGCTGCAGATGGGCGACCAGCTTGTGTGGTACAAGTATGTGCTCAAAAACGTGGCAAACAAATACGGCCACATCGTCACCTTCATGCCCAAGCCGCTCTTTAACGATAACGGCACCGGCATGCACATCCATATCAGTATCTGGAAAGGCGGCAAGCCGCTGTTTGCCGGTGACAAGTATGCCGGGGTTTCCCAGGAAGCGCTGTACGCTATCGGCGGCATTCTGAAACACTGTCCGGCGCTGTGTGCCTTTACCAATCCGACCACCAACTCTTACAAGCGACTGGTGCCGGGTTTTGAAGCGCCGGTCAACTTGGCGTATTCCAGCCGCAACCGCAGCGCGGCCATCCGCATCCCCATGTACTCACCGTCGCCCAAGGCCAAACGGATTGAATTCAGGACCCCTGATCCCTCCTACAACGGCTACATGGCTTTTTCGGCCATACTGATGGCCATGCTCGACGGCATCGAAAACAAAATCGATCCCGGCGATCCTTTGGATAAAGACATCTACGACCTGCCGCCCGAAGAACTGGCTGAAATACCTTCCGCGCCGGGCTCTCTGGAAGAAGCTCTCGAGAACTTGAAGAAAGATCACGAGTTCTTGCTGAAAGGCGACGTTTTTACCCCGGACGTTATCGAAATGTGGATCAACTACAAGATCAAAAAAGAGATCAACGAAGTTAGGCTGCGCCCGCATCCGCACGAGTTTTTCCTTTACTTCGACATCTAG
- a CDS encoding P-II family nitrogen regulator — translation MKKIEAIIKPFKLDDVKEALNEIGIQGMTISEVKGYGRQKGHKEIYRGAEYVVDFIPKVKIEIIVEAARADEVVKKIQDAANTGKIGDGKIFVFPVEQAIRVRTGETGKDAI, via the coding sequence ATGAAAAAAATCGAAGCCATCATCAAGCCCTTTAAACTGGATGACGTCAAAGAGGCCCTCAATGAAATCGGTATCCAGGGCATGACGATTTCCGAAGTAAAAGGGTATGGACGGCAGAAAGGGCATAAAGAGATCTATCGCGGCGCCGAATATGTCGTGGACTTCATCCCCAAGGTCAAGATCGAAATCATTGTGGAAGCCGCCCGCGCGGATGAAGTGGTGAAAAAGATCCAGGATGCCGCCAACACCGGCAAAATCGGCGATGGAAAGATTTTTGTATTTCCCGTCGAACAGGCCATCCGGGTGCGTACCGGAGAAACCGGCAAGGATGCGATTTAA